The segment TAAAACTGCTGGAATAACCTGTTGCTGTATTTCGGTAGGACGTGAAAATTCCAACCGTTCGATAACATTATACAACACTGGATGAAAAGAAAAGCTATTGAAATTATTGTTTTCGTTTTCCATAAATAGTACTCCTTCTTGATGAATGGTGTTCATCATTTCTTACATAAATTGAAATGGTTCTGTATTTACTCGTGACACGATAACTTCTACATTGTCATTTTGAAGCTTGTTATCTAAATAATCTTTTGTACCTTTTTTCATTACTGTTTCAATATAATGTCCTGGGTCGATTACAGATAATCCACGTTGCCAGGCGTCTTGTGCTGTATGGAAAGACATATCACCAGTTATATATACATCTGCTCCCTTTTCCTTAGCGATATCAATATATTTTTCCCCACTGCCCCCCAAAACCGCTACCTGTTTCACTTCTTTCGATAAATCTCCAATAACTCGAAGATGCGTGATACCAAAAGCGGTTTTAACTTGTCCACAAAAAGCTTCCAGCGTCATTTGCTGATCAAGGGTTCCAATCCTTCCAATTCCTAAAGCTTTCCCTTTGTTATCTAGTGGAAAAATATCATAGGCAGGCTCTTCATATGGATGTGCGTCTATTATAGCACGTATAACCTGCGTGAGTTTTTCAACTTGTACAATTGATTCTATTTTAAACTCATCAACCTTTTCCAATTCATTTTGCTTTCCGATATATGGGTTTGTTCCTTCGAGTGGTTTAAATGTGCCTTGACCTGCTGATTGAAATGTGCAATGACTATAATTTCCAATGTGTCCTGCTCCACCAATATCAAAAGCCTCTCGCACATCATTTATATGTGAACCGGGAACATAGACAGCAATTTTATACAATTTTTGCCTGTCTGTTTCTGCAAGTATTTCACGCGATTTTATGTCTAAAGCGTCACATAACATATCATTTACACCACCAGTGGCTATATCTAAACTAGTATGTGATGCATATACGGAAATATTATGTTGCATTAGCTTTTGAACAATACGACCTTGTGGCGTATCAATATTAATTTTTTTCATAGGTTTAAATAAAAGTGGATGATGTGCAATAATAAGATCAACTTTATTTTCAATGGCTTCATCAACAACAGATTCGAGTACGTCTAACGTGACCATTACTTTTTTTACGGTATTATTATAAGACCCAATTTGTAAGCCGGGATTATCCCAGTCATAGGAAAGACTGCTAGGCGCCCACTGCTCAATTAAATTAAAAATATCCGAATTTATTTTAGTCATCGCATAAAACCTCCTTCATCCATCTTAATTCAGTTTCAAATCGCTCTATTTTCTCTATATCCTGTACTTTCCCTTTCTTCATTTGGTTAATGACAAAGTACAACTTCTCATATTCAATTTTCCATTTTTTGTAAAATGCTTTTGTTTTGTTTTTTAATAATAAAGGACCAAAGAGTAATTGCTGTTCTTTCCTATCGTCTGCGTATGGACTCTTTACTTCTCCCCTATCAGCAACAATAATTTCGTAAATATGCCCGCTATCTTCGACTATTTCTTCATTTGTAATCGTAAACGCGTTCTCTAAAAACCATCTGCGGATACTTCTTGCATCTATATTGGGCTGGGCGATAATTCGTTGCACCGAATGCAGCTTTCCTGCACCTTCTCCCAATATGGATCTAATCAGTGTTCCACCCATACCTGCAATAACAAGCTGGCTAATTTCATCTGTTTTTAAAACTTGCAATCCGTCACCTAATCTAACCTCAACGACATCTGACAGCCCATATAAACTCACGTTATCGGCTGCGCTACGGGCTGGACCCTTATTTATTTCACCAGCGATAGCCCTTGCCGTCCTATCATGCATACAAACAAAACAGGGTAGATAAGCATGATCTGAGCCAATATCGGCAAAAAAAGCACCCTTAGGCAGATAAGATGCAACTTTGTTCAACCGTTTTGATAACTTAATCCTATTCCTCATTAAATCTCCACTTTCCAGCTAAAAAGAAAAGCTTTCTGATAATAGCAGAAAGCTTCCCTGATATATATTTCGTACTACATTATTATTGACCTTCTGCCAACCATGTTGCAATCGCTGCTGCTTGATCATCGCCAACAAGGCCACCAGGCATGCCGCCATCTGTACCATTAATAATAATTTCTTGAATTTCTTCTTCTGATAATCTGTTGCCAACCTCTGCTAATTCAGGACCAGCTCCACCGGATAAGTCAGAACCGTGACAGCTTGCACAATTCGCTTCAAAAACTTCGGACGGATCTTCCGTTGTTTCTCCACCTTGGGATTCTCCACCGGATCCTTCTTCTCCTTGTGACTCTTCCTGCTGCTCTTCTCCATTGCCTTCTTCAGCTTGTTGAATATCTTCACGTTGTCCTACACCAATAATAGAAATAACCAGGACCGTGAGTATCCCTAAAACAGCAATAACAGCATAAGGGATGACTGGATTTCTTTTCATTGTATTTTCCTCCTTATGTATAATCCATATTTTTCTACATTGAAAAAGACTATATATATTTTACTCCATATTTCAATTAGTTTAAAGAGATACGATGTGAAAATTTGTTAAAAAGATATAAAAAACATAAAAGAATTCCCAAATGGTTCATATTATTCACGAAGAAAATAATTTTTAATATGAATTTGCAATCCATAAAGAATTAGAGTAAAATAACTATAAAGAATTGAAAACGATAACACAATCAGAAAAAAAGAATAATAGCTAAGTCATTGTTCACATAATCGGTGACCAATGACTTAAACATATTAATCTAAAAAGTCTTTTAGTCGTTTACTTCTGCTTGGATGCCTTAGTTTACGAAGTGCTTTTGCCTCTATTTGGCGAATTCTTTCTCTAGTTACACCAAATACTTTCCCAACTTCTTCTAAGGTTCTGGTTCTGCCATCATCAAGACCGAAACGTAGGCGTAAGACATTTTCTTCGCGATCAGTAAGTGTATCAAGAACATCTTCAAGTTGCTCTTTTAGAAGTTCGTATGCAGCATGATCAGATGGTGAGACTGCTTCATGATCCTCGATGAAATCGCCTAAATGGGAATCATCTTCTTCACCGATTGGAGTTTCCAGTGATACAGGTTCTTGTGCTATTTTAAGAATATCACGAACCTTATCAGGTGTTAGCTCCATTTCTTCACCGATTTCTTCCGGTGTCGGCTCACGTCCTAAATCTTGCAATAATTGCCGTTGCACGCGGATAAGTTTGTTAATGGTTTCTACCATGTGAACCGGTATACGGATCGTTCTTGCCTGATCGGCGATAGCACGTGTTATTGCCTGACGGATCCACCACGTTGCATATGTGCTGAATTTAAAGCCTTTTCGGTAATCAAATTTTTCCACTGCTTTGATTAAACCCATATTTCCTTCTTGAATAAGGTCAAGAAATAGCATACCTCGCCCAACATAACGCTTTGCAATACTGACAACCAGGCGTAAATTTGCTTCGGATAGGCGCCGCTTCGCTTCTTCATCACCTTTTTCAATACGGGTGGCAAGATCAATTTCCTCAGCAGCTGACAATAAATCAACACGACCTATTTCTTTTAAATACATACGAACAGGATCGTTAATTTTTATGCCTAATGGGACACTTAAATCATTTACGTTAAACTCTTCTTCTTTCGCTATTTGTTGCATATTGGGATCATCTTCCGACTCGCCGATTACTTCTACACCTTGTTCTGAAAGATGCTCATAAAATTCGTCCATTTGGTCTGATTCAATAGCGAAATTAGACAAGCGATCTGCAACTTCTTCATAAGCTAAAACACCGCGCTTTTTACCAGCCTCTACCAATTGTTCTTTGGCTTGTTCCAGTGTTTGTTCTGTTTCATTTTGCTTTGTTTGTGAAGGCTTATTTTCGGCCATGAGTCCCCCTCCTTCCAGACTACATTGTAATTCAATTTGTATGCTTCAATTGCTTCTGTATATCAATGATTTGCTGAAGAATTTCAGCAGCTTTCAGTGGATCATTTTGTTGTTCAGCTAATTTCTGATGTTCTTGAAGTGATTTAATACTGACAATATCGTTCGTTTGGGAACGAATGATGTGAATATAGTCATTGATTTCTTTATCACTGATATCCTCAAGAACTGGAGTCATCGCTATTTCAATAACTAAGTGTTTTATGTTTTCGTCTGTTAGCTTTTCAATAAATAAGCTAACGTCAGCTGGATGACCTTCTTCATAATAAGCATATAGATATGTTGCGATAATTTTATGCTCATCTATGTTAAAGGCTACCCCTAATTCCTTTTGCACTTTATCAGTAATATGCATATCTTGCAACATATATGAAATAAGCTGTCTTTCAGCATTATGAAAAGCCGGCAATAATTTTTTAGTATTAGCATTTGCTTTCCTATTAGTATATCTGTTCTTCTTTCTCTTATCCTTAGGAATTCCCATCTTTTGACGATGTGTATGGATTTCATCCGTTAACGTATCTACAGAAATATTATATTTATTACTCAACTCTCTTATATAATATTCCCGTTC is part of the Virgibacillus sp. NKC19-16 genome and harbors:
- a CDS encoding Nif3-like dinuclear metal center hexameric protein codes for the protein MTKINSDIFNLIEQWAPSSLSYDWDNPGLQIGSYNNTVKKVMVTLDVLESVVDEAIENKVDLIIAHHPLLFKPMKKINIDTPQGRIVQKLMQHNISVYASHTSLDIATGGVNDMLCDALDIKSREILAETDRQKLYKIAVYVPGSHINDVREAFDIGGAGHIGNYSHCTFQSAGQGTFKPLEGTNPYIGKQNELEKVDEFKIESIVQVEKLTQVIRAIIDAHPYEEPAYDIFPLDNKGKALGIGRIGTLDQQMTLEAFCGQVKTAFGITHLRVIGDLSKEVKQVAVLGGSGEKYIDIAKEKGADVYITGDMSFHTAQDAWQRGLSVIDPGHYIETVMKKGTKDYLDNKLQNDNVEVIVSRVNTEPFQFM
- a CDS encoding tRNA (adenine(22)-N(1))-methyltransferase — its product is MRNRIKLSKRLNKVASYLPKGAFFADIGSDHAYLPCFVCMHDRTARAIAGEINKGPARSAADNVSLYGLSDVVEVRLGDGLQVLKTDEISQLVIAGMGGTLIRSILGEGAGKLHSVQRIIAQPNIDARSIRRWFLENAFTITNEEIVEDSGHIYEIIVADRGEVKSPYADDRKEQQLLFGPLLLKNKTKAFYKKWKIEYEKLYFVINQMKKGKVQDIEKIERFETELRWMKEVLCDD
- a CDS encoding c-type cytochrome translates to MKRNPVIPYAVIAVLGILTVLVISIIGVGQREDIQQAEEGNGEEQQEESQGEEGSGGESQGGETTEDPSEVFEANCASCHGSDLSGGAGPELAEVGNRLSEEEIQEIIINGTDGGMPGGLVGDDQAAAIATWLAEGQ
- the rpoD gene encoding RNA polymerase sigma factor RpoD, with the translated sequence MAENKPSQTKQNETEQTLEQAKEQLVEAGKKRGVLAYEEVADRLSNFAIESDQMDEFYEHLSEQGVEVIGESEDDPNMQQIAKEEEFNVNDLSVPLGIKINDPVRMYLKEIGRVDLLSAAEEIDLATRIEKGDEEAKRRLSEANLRLVVSIAKRYVGRGMLFLDLIQEGNMGLIKAVEKFDYRKGFKFSTYATWWIRQAITRAIADQARTIRIPVHMVETINKLIRVQRQLLQDLGREPTPEEIGEEMELTPDKVRDILKIAQEPVSLETPIGEEDDSHLGDFIEDHEAVSPSDHAAYELLKEQLEDVLDTLTDREENVLRLRFGLDDGRTRTLEEVGKVFGVTRERIRQIEAKALRKLRHPSRSKRLKDFLD